A DNA window from Ornithinimicrobium humiphilum contains the following coding sequences:
- the nucS gene encoding endonuclease NucS, with amino-acid sequence MRVVIARCSVDYQGALEAHLPLATRLLMVKADGSVLVHSDGGSYKPLNWMAPPCSMAEVEPDEMERQEGVEAVWLVQHAKRDDLLRIRLHEVLSDSSHELGVDPGLVKDGVEAQLQALLAEHISTLGEGYTLLRREYPTAIGPVDILCKDATGATVAVEIKRRGDIDGVEQLTRYLELLNRDPHLAPVQGVFAAQVIKPQARVLATDRGIRCVTLDYEALRGRDDAESRLF; translated from the coding sequence GTGCGTGTCGTGATCGCCCGCTGCTCCGTCGACTACCAGGGGGCCCTGGAGGCCCACCTGCCGTTGGCGACCCGTCTCCTCATGGTCAAGGCGGACGGGTCGGTGCTGGTCCACTCCGACGGCGGCTCCTACAAGCCGCTGAACTGGATGGCCCCGCCGTGCTCGATGGCCGAGGTCGAGCCCGACGAGATGGAGCGGCAGGAGGGTGTCGAGGCGGTCTGGCTGGTCCAGCACGCCAAGCGCGACGACCTGCTCCGCATCCGCCTGCACGAGGTGCTCTCCGACAGCTCCCACGAGCTCGGGGTGGACCCGGGCCTGGTCAAGGACGGCGTCGAGGCGCAGCTCCAGGCGCTGCTGGCCGAGCACATCTCCACCCTCGGCGAGGGCTACACCCTGCTGCGCCGCGAGTACCCCACGGCCATCGGCCCGGTCGACATCCTGTGCAAGGACGCCACCGGGGCGACCGTCGCCGTCGAGATCAAGCGCCGCGGGGACATCGACGGCGTCGAGCAGCTGACGCGCTATCTCGAGCTGCTCAACCGCGACCCCCACCTGGCGCCCGTCCAGGGCGTCTTCGCCGCCCAGGTCATCAAGCCGCAGGCGCGGGTGCTGGCGACCGACCGCGGCATCCGCTGCGTGACGCTCGACTACGAGGCGCTGCGGGGTCGCGACGACGCGGAGTCCCGCCTCTTCTAG
- a CDS encoding 3-hydroxyacyl-CoA dehydrogenase family protein: MREISTVGVIGLGTMGAGIVEVFARGGLTVVGVETTQEFADRGRAILQASTDRAVARGKLDEAGQAEILGRITISTDLNDLAEADLVVEAVPEVMSIKHDVFGTLDGIVAQDAVLASNTSSLSITEIAAGTAHPERVVGMHFFNPAPVLKLVEVITTVRSDQAVVDGVVELSRRLGKKPVVVGDRAGFVANYLLFGYFTSALRMLEQGHVSREDLDTAMRVGAGLPMGPLTLVDLVGLDVCHHIGEVIYGHTRSPMHAPSAMLGRMVTAGLLGRKSGRGFYTYAKPGSGQVVPDELTPAEAAPSGVTSVGVVGDGALAEELVERLENGGYAVVHVSEADDSDALAALAGVGVVIEAQDLEAEVDLDDLEDDDELEIPGRDIDDLFAELGEITGPDTVLATVNSAAAVALGALSGRPERTLVMRVHAPTGNGQVIEIGRTTATDDAAVAVLRELVTKVGAEPVVCRDRAGLVVDALLVPHLNDAVRMLDEGYADVEDIDTALQYGLGYPAGPFAMIDAIGADEVLAVCEELSSGSAGLPREAVEPSPLLVEHVILDRPFTS, encoded by the coding sequence ATGCGTGAGATCAGCACCGTCGGCGTCATCGGACTGGGCACCATGGGTGCCGGCATCGTGGAGGTCTTCGCCCGCGGCGGCCTGACCGTCGTCGGCGTCGAGACCACGCAGGAGTTCGCCGACCGCGGTCGCGCGATCCTGCAGGCCTCCACCGACCGCGCCGTCGCCCGGGGCAAGCTCGACGAGGCCGGCCAGGCCGAGATCCTGGGCCGGATCACCATCAGCACCGACCTGAACGACCTCGCAGAGGCGGACCTCGTCGTCGAGGCCGTGCCGGAGGTCATGTCGATCAAGCACGACGTCTTCGGCACGCTCGACGGCATCGTCGCGCAGGACGCCGTCCTGGCCTCCAACACCTCCAGCCTGTCGATCACCGAGATCGCCGCCGGCACCGCCCACCCGGAGCGCGTCGTCGGCATGCACTTCTTCAACCCGGCCCCGGTGCTCAAGCTGGTCGAGGTCATCACCACGGTGCGCAGCGACCAGGCCGTCGTCGACGGCGTCGTCGAGCTCTCGCGCCGCCTGGGCAAGAAGCCCGTGGTCGTCGGCGACCGCGCCGGCTTCGTCGCCAACTACCTCCTCTTCGGCTACTTCACCTCCGCGCTGCGGATGCTCGAGCAGGGCCACGTCTCCCGCGAGGACCTCGACACCGCGATGCGTGTCGGCGCCGGCCTGCCGATGGGTCCCCTCACCCTCGTCGACCTCGTCGGTCTCGACGTCTGCCACCACATCGGCGAGGTCATCTACGGCCACACCCGCTCGCCGATGCACGCCCCGAGCGCGATGCTCGGCCGGATGGTCACCGCCGGCCTGCTCGGTCGCAAGAGCGGCCGCGGCTTCTACACCTACGCCAAGCCGGGCAGCGGCCAGGTCGTGCCCGACGAGCTCACCCCGGCCGAGGCCGCCCCGTCCGGGGTCACCTCCGTGGGTGTCGTCGGCGACGGCGCGCTCGCCGAGGAGCTCGTCGAGCGTCTGGAGAACGGCGGGTATGCCGTGGTCCACGTCTCCGAGGCCGACGACTCCGACGCGCTCGCGGCCCTGGCCGGCGTCGGCGTCGTCATCGAGGCGCAGGACCTCGAGGCCGAGGTCGACCTCGACGACCTCGAGGACGACGACGAGCTCGAGATCCCCGGCCGCGACATCGACGACCTCTTCGCCGAGCTCGGCGAGATCACCGGCCCCGACACGGTCCTGGCCACCGTCAACAGCGCGGCGGCGGTCGCCCTGGGCGCGCTGTCCGGCCGCCCGGAGCGCACCCTGGTGATGCGCGTGCACGCCCCCACCGGCAACGGCCAGGTCATCGAGATCGGCCGCACGACCGCGACCGACGACGCGGCGGTCGCCGTGCTGCGCGAGCTGGTCACCAAGGTCGGCGCCGAGCCGGTGGTCTGCCGCGACCGCGCCGGCCTCGTCGTCGACGCCCTGCTCGTGCCGCACCTCAACGACGCCGTCCGGATGCTCGACGAGGGCTACGCCGACGTCGAGGACATCGACACCGCGCTGCAGTACGGCCTGGGCTACCCGGCCGGCCCGTTCGCGATGATCGACGCGATCGGCGCCGACGAGGTGCTGGCGGTGTGCGAGGAGCTGTCCTCGGGCAGCGCGGGCCTGCCGCGCGAGGCGGTCGAGCCGTCCCCGCTGCTGGTCGAGCACGTCATCCTGGACCGGCCCTTCACCTCCTGA
- a CDS encoding AI-2E family transporter, producing the protein MTSSDVGRASPAGPGAGEGAGVGPAAGADGPHEPAASQEPGAPVTDGPPTGGTGPAPAGSRGAHAEPGTGAADDASEELAAGGRWGRLSPVRGARAGRAAVQRWQDYRERQLTLLAESNRLQRELREQVRATPPANAPAGQPLDQPAARAPWFASSPFYVGFSFALGALLAWVLVQNLTRLTSVFTFLLVALFATLALEPVVQWLARRGFGRPGAVVVVFLGLVGVLTAIGMLVVPPIASQAATLVDRAPELVQQLADDPWIADLDAQYGVTERITAEVERLATDGATISTIFGGVLGAAGWVAGSLVGVLTSVILTLYLLVTLPRAKDAAYHLLPRSRRDRVSAIAEEIMRRVGGYALGQTAVATINAICSWVMMRILGVPFPETLAVLVGLLGLIPLVGATMGALVVALAALTVSPTTALIVLVYYVIYQQFENYVIVPNIMRRTVSVPGAVTVVAVLMGGTLLGVLGALIAIPVAAGLLLIYHEVLVPRQERL; encoded by the coding sequence GTGACCTCCTCCGACGTCGGCCGGGCCAGCCCGGCCGGGCCCGGCGCGGGCGAGGGCGCCGGGGTCGGGCCCGCGGCGGGTGCCGACGGGCCGCACGAGCCCGCGGCCTCGCAGGAGCCGGGCGCGCCCGTCACCGACGGTCCGCCGACCGGGGGGACCGGCCCCGCGCCGGCCGGGTCGCGCGGCGCCCACGCCGAGCCCGGGACCGGGGCGGCCGACGACGCGTCCGAGGAGCTGGCGGCGGGGGGCAGGTGGGGCCGCCTCTCCCCCGTCCGCGGCGCCCGCGCGGGCCGCGCGGCGGTCCAGCGCTGGCAGGACTACCGCGAGCGCCAGCTCACGCTGCTCGCCGAGAGCAACCGGCTGCAGCGGGAGCTGCGCGAGCAGGTGCGGGCCACCCCGCCCGCGAACGCCCCGGCAGGACAGCCCCTCGACCAGCCGGCCGCCCGGGCTCCGTGGTTCGCGTCCTCGCCCTTCTACGTCGGCTTCAGCTTCGCGCTCGGGGCGCTGCTGGCCTGGGTGCTGGTCCAGAACCTCACCCGCCTGACGTCGGTCTTCACCTTCCTGCTCGTCGCCCTCTTCGCCACGCTGGCGCTGGAGCCCGTGGTGCAGTGGCTGGCCCGGCGCGGCTTCGGCAGACCGGGCGCGGTCGTGGTCGTCTTCCTCGGCCTGGTCGGGGTCCTCACGGCCATCGGGATGCTCGTGGTCCCGCCCATCGCCTCGCAGGCCGCCACGCTCGTCGACCGGGCCCCGGAGCTGGTCCAGCAGCTCGCCGACGACCCGTGGATCGCCGACCTCGACGCGCAGTACGGCGTCACCGAGCGGATCACCGCCGAGGTCGAGCGGCTCGCCACCGACGGCGCCACGATCTCGACGATCTTCGGCGGCGTCCTCGGTGCCGCGGGCTGGGTCGCCGGGAGCCTGGTGGGCGTCCTGACGTCCGTCATCCTCACCCTCTACCTGCTGGTCACGCTCCCGCGGGCCAAGGACGCGGCCTACCACCTGCTCCCGCGCAGCCGCCGCGACCGGGTGAGCGCCATCGCCGAGGAGATCATGCGGCGGGTCGGGGGCTACGCCCTCGGCCAGACCGCGGTCGCGACGATCAACGCCATCTGCTCCTGGGTGATGATGCGGATCCTCGGCGTCCCCTTCCCCGAGACGCTCGCGGTGCTCGTCGGTCTGCTGGGCCTCATCCCGCTGGTCGGTGCCACGATGGGCGCGCTCGTGGTCGCGCTCGCGGCGCTGACGGTGAGCCCGACGACGGCGCTCATCGTGCTCGTCTACTACGTCATCTACCAGCAGTTCGAGAACTACGTCATCGTGCCCAACATCATGCGGCGGACGGTCTCGGTGCCGGGGGCGGTGACCGTGGTCGCCGTGCTCATGGGCGGCACGCTGCTCGGCGTGCTCGGCGCGCTCATCGCCATCCCGGTCGCGGCCGGCCTGCTCCTCATCTACCACGAGGTGCTGGTGCCGCGGCAGGAGCGGCTCTAG
- the mce gene encoding methylmalonyl-CoA epimerase codes for MSATPGTGTESTVLDDLQPLLLGVDHVGIAVPDLDAALAFHTEVLGNRLVHEEVNAEQGVREAMVAVGPEDGEGRTLLQLLAPTGPESTIARFIDRSGPGLQQLAYRVADVEKASQVLRDRGLRLLYDEPRRGTAGSRINFIHPKDAGGVLVELVEPAE; via the coding sequence ATGAGCGCTACCCCTGGCACCGGCACCGAGTCCACCGTCCTCGACGACCTGCAGCCGCTGCTGCTCGGCGTCGACCACGTCGGCATCGCCGTGCCCGACCTCGACGCCGCCCTCGCCTTCCACACCGAGGTGCTCGGCAACCGGCTCGTCCACGAGGAGGTCAACGCCGAGCAGGGGGTGCGCGAGGCGATGGTCGCGGTGGGCCCCGAGGACGGCGAGGGCCGCACGCTGCTCCAGCTGCTGGCGCCGACCGGCCCGGAGTCGACGATCGCCAGGTTCATCGACCGCTCCGGCCCCGGCCTGCAGCAGCTCGCCTACCGCGTGGCCGACGTCGAGAAGGCCTCGCAGGTCCTGCGCGACCGCGGCCTGCGCCTGCTCTACGACGAGCCCCGACGTGGCACCGCCGGGTCCCGCATCAACTTCATCCACCCCAAGGACGCGGGCGGCGTCCTCGTCGAGCTCGTGGAGCCCGCCGAGTGA
- a CDS encoding amidohydrolase, with protein sequence MADLLVRDVRLVPLDDAPGASTEPVDVLVRDGVVTAVGDEAQDRAGATSGGAVPELDGQGRWAVPGLWDQHVHMTQWGLVRARLDTSGTASAHEVLDRVAARLAEGVGATGVLVGYGHRSGRWPQPATVAALDAVVGDVPVALISGDAHHGWLSSAALRLLGGPQVEGVVSEGEWFPLYDRLRELPGASEEAEHAVAGAVADALARGIVGIVDLEFGRPWEQWRARTAGSTPPLRVRTGVYPEGLDDVLAAGARTGDPVRATDGLVALGPFKVITDGSLNTRTAWCCQPYADAAELTHPSGAPNVPADQLVELLRRATEGGLHAALHAIGDAACAAVLDAFEATGATGSVEHAQLIDLADLPRWARLPVRASVQPAHLLDDRPVTEQCWPDRTHRSFALRSMLDAGIELALGSDAPVAALDPWLAMATAVHRGPVDGPSWHPEQQLSPREALAASVDGRRVAPGAPGDLVLLDVDPLGPPGAGSAELASVLLGMSVSATVLDGSVVHGG encoded by the coding sequence ATGGCCGACCTGCTCGTGCGCGACGTGCGCCTGGTGCCCCTCGACGACGCCCCCGGCGCATCCACCGAACCGGTCGACGTGCTCGTGCGGGACGGCGTGGTCACGGCGGTCGGGGACGAGGCGCAGGACCGGGCCGGGGCGACCTCGGGCGGTGCCGTCCCGGAGCTCGACGGGCAGGGCCGCTGGGCGGTCCCAGGCCTGTGGGACCAGCACGTGCACATGACCCAGTGGGGCCTGGTGCGGGCCCGGCTCGACACGTCCGGCACCGCGTCGGCGCACGAGGTCCTCGACCGGGTCGCGGCCCGGCTGGCGGAGGGGGTCGGGGCGACCGGTGTCCTCGTCGGCTACGGCCACCGCAGCGGGCGCTGGCCGCAGCCCGCGACCGTGGCGGCGCTCGACGCCGTCGTCGGGGACGTGCCGGTGGCGCTCATCAGCGGCGACGCCCACCACGGCTGGCTCAGCTCGGCGGCCCTCCGGCTGCTCGGCGGCCCGCAGGTCGAGGGGGTCGTGTCCGAGGGGGAGTGGTTCCCTCTCTACGACCGGCTCCGCGAGCTGCCCGGCGCGTCCGAGGAGGCGGAGCACGCGGTGGCCGGTGCCGTCGCCGACGCCCTCGCGCGCGGGATCGTGGGCATCGTCGACCTGGAGTTCGGTCGGCCCTGGGAGCAGTGGCGTGCGCGGACAGCCGGGTCGACCCCGCCGCTGCGGGTGCGCACCGGCGTCTACCCCGAGGGGCTCGACGACGTGCTGGCCGCGGGGGCGCGCACCGGTGACCCGGTCCGGGCGACCGACGGCCTGGTGGCGCTGGGCCCGTTCAAGGTCATCACGGACGGCTCCCTCAACACCCGCACCGCCTGGTGCTGCCAGCCCTACGCCGACGCCGCGGAGCTGACGCACCCCAGCGGCGCCCCCAACGTGCCGGCCGACCAGCTCGTCGAGCTGCTGCGCCGGGCCACCGAGGGTGGGCTGCACGCCGCCCTCCACGCGATCGGCGACGCCGCGTGCGCGGCCGTGCTCGACGCCTTCGAGGCCACCGGGGCGACCGGCTCCGTCGAGCACGCCCAGCTGATCGACCTCGCCGACCTCCCGCGCTGGGCGCGGCTGCCGGTCCGGGCCAGCGTGCAGCCGGCCCACCTCCTCGACGACCGCCCGGTCACGGAGCAGTGCTGGCCCGACCGCACCCACCGGTCGTTCGCGCTGCGGAGCATGCTCGACGCCGGCATCGAGCTGGCGCTCGGCTCCGACGCCCCGGTGGCGGCGCTCGACCCCTGGCTGGCGATGGCCACCGCCGTGCACCGCGGGCCCGTCGACGGACCGTCCTGGCATCCCGAGCAGCAGCTCTCGCCGCGCGAGGCGCTCGCCGCCTCGGTCGACGGCCGTCGGGTGGCACCGGGCGCGCCGGGCGACCTCGTGCTCCTCGACGTCGACCCGCTGGGACCGCCCGGCGCGGGCTCCGCGGAGCTGGCCTCGGTGCTGCTGGGCATGTCGGTCTCGGCCACCGTGCTGGACGGCTCGGTGGTGCACGGCGGCTGA
- a CDS encoding acetyl-CoA C-acetyltransferase → MSTDRTTSVIVAGARTPMGKMLGSLSGLSAADLGGVAIKGALDKAGISGDQVDYVIMGQVLTAGAGQIPARQAAVKGGIPMDVPALTINKVCLSGINAIALADQLVRAGEVEIVVAGGQESMSNAPHLLEKSRQGYKYGDVTVRDHMAYDGLWDAFTDQAMGNLTEDANVADRAFTREEQDAFAARSHQLAATAWEQGLMDDEVVPVEIPQRKGDPVVFRADEGIRAQTTVESLAALRPAFRKDGTITAGSASQISDGAAAVVVMSKAKAEELGLTWIAEIGAQGMVAGPDSTLQSQPSRAIAAACAKEGIAPTDLDLVEINEAFAAVGLASTRELGIDPEKVNVNGGAIAMGHPIGMSGARIVLHLALELQRRGGGVGAAALCGGGGQGDALIVRVPAQA, encoded by the coding sequence ATGAGCACCGACCGCACCACCTCCGTCATCGTCGCCGGAGCCCGCACCCCGATGGGCAAGATGCTCGGGTCGCTGTCCGGGCTGAGCGCCGCCGACCTGGGTGGCGTCGCGATCAAGGGCGCCCTGGACAAGGCCGGGATCTCGGGCGACCAGGTCGACTACGTGATCATGGGCCAGGTCCTCACCGCCGGCGCCGGGCAGATCCCCGCCCGCCAGGCCGCCGTCAAGGGCGGCATCCCCATGGACGTCCCCGCGCTGACCATCAACAAGGTCTGCCTCTCGGGCATCAACGCCATCGCGCTCGCCGACCAGCTCGTCCGCGCGGGCGAGGTCGAGATCGTCGTCGCCGGCGGCCAGGAGTCGATGAGCAACGCCCCGCACCTGCTCGAGAAGTCGCGCCAGGGCTACAAGTACGGCGACGTCACGGTGCGCGACCACATGGCCTACGACGGCCTCTGGGACGCCTTCACCGACCAGGCCATGGGCAACCTCACCGAGGACGCCAACGTCGCCGACCGCGCCTTCACCCGCGAGGAGCAGGACGCCTTCGCCGCGCGCAGCCACCAGCTGGCGGCCACGGCGTGGGAGCAGGGCCTGATGGACGACGAGGTCGTCCCGGTCGAGATCCCGCAGCGCAAGGGCGACCCGGTGGTCTTCCGCGCCGACGAGGGCATCCGCGCCCAGACGACCGTCGAGTCGCTCGCGGCGCTGCGCCCGGCGTTCCGCAAGGACGGCACGATCACGGCCGGCTCGGCCTCCCAGATCTCCGACGGCGCCGCCGCCGTCGTCGTCATGAGCAAGGCGAAGGCCGAGGAGCTCGGCCTGACCTGGATCGCCGAGATCGGCGCGCAGGGCATGGTCGCCGGCCCCGACTCCACCCTGCAGAGCCAGCCGTCCCGCGCCATCGCGGCCGCCTGCGCCAAGGAGGGCATCGCCCCCACCGACCTCGACCTCGTCGAGATCAACGAGGCCTTCGCGGCCGTGGGTCTGGCGTCCACCCGCGAGCTGGGCATCGACCCCGAGAAGGTCAACGTCAACGGCGGCGCGATCGCCATGGGGCACCCGATCGGCATGTCGGGCGCCCGCATCGTGCTGCACCTGGCGCTGGAGCTGCAGCGCCGTGGCGGCGGGGTCGGCGCGGCCGCCCTCTGCGGCGGCGGCGGTCAGGGCGACGCGCTGATCGTGCGGGTCCCGGCCCAGGCCTGA
- the meaB gene encoding methylmalonyl Co-A mutase-associated GTPase MeaB, with product MRSRRTVDVPTLVREAREGSPRALGRLLTLVENAAPELREIMAALAPHTGRARIVGLTGSPGVGKSTSTSMLVSVLRRRDLRVGVLAVDPSSPFSGGALLGDRIRLVEHALDPQVYIRSMASRGHLGGLAWTTPQAIRVLDAAGCDVILVETVGVGQSEVEIAGLADTTIVLLAPGMGDGVQAAKAGILEIGDVFVVNKADREGAPATVRELRHMISLGDRTEPHLWRPPVLTTIADRGEGGDEVLEALDSHWAWLQEHGQLEERRRARAAGEVQALALEQLRSRMGSPTEGVLREVVDEVLAGRLDPYAAADRVVADLA from the coding sequence ATGCGTTCACGCCGGACGGTCGACGTCCCCACGCTGGTCCGCGAGGCCCGGGAGGGCAGCCCCCGCGCGCTCGGGCGGCTGCTGACCCTCGTCGAGAACGCGGCTCCCGAGCTGCGGGAGATCATGGCGGCGCTCGCGCCGCACACCGGCCGCGCCCGGATCGTCGGGCTGACCGGCAGCCCCGGCGTGGGCAAGTCCACGAGCACCTCGATGCTCGTCAGCGTGCTCCGCAGGCGTGACCTGCGCGTCGGCGTGCTGGCGGTCGACCCCTCGAGCCCGTTCTCCGGCGGCGCGCTGCTGGGCGACCGCATCCGCCTCGTCGAGCACGCGCTGGACCCGCAGGTCTACATCCGTTCGATGGCCTCCCGCGGGCACCTCGGCGGTCTGGCCTGGACCACGCCCCAGGCGATCCGCGTGCTGGACGCCGCCGGCTGCGACGTCATCCTCGTGGAGACGGTCGGCGTGGGGCAGAGCGAGGTCGAGATCGCCGGCCTCGCCGACACCACGATCGTGCTGCTGGCGCCCGGCATGGGCGACGGCGTCCAGGCGGCCAAGGCCGGCATCCTCGAGATCGGCGACGTCTTCGTCGTCAACAAGGCCGACCGCGAGGGCGCCCCGGCGACCGTCCGCGAGCTGCGCCACATGATCTCCCTCGGCGACCGCACCGAGCCCCACCTGTGGCGTCCGCCGGTCCTGACGACCATCGCCGACCGCGGGGAGGGCGGGGACGAGGTGCTCGAGGCCCTCGACTCCCACTGGGCCTGGCTGCAGGAGCACGGTCAGCTCGAGGAGCGGCGCCGGGCCCGTGCGGCCGGCGAGGTGCAGGCGCTCGCGCTGGAGCAGCTGCGCTCGCGCATGGGGAGCCCGACCGAGGGCGTCCTGCGCGAGGTGGTCGACGAGGTGCTGGCGGGCCGGCTGGACCCCTACGCCGCCGCCGACCGGGTCGTCGCCGACCTCGCCTGA
- a CDS encoding thiamine-binding protein has translation MALFAFSVAPTASDETGSVSAAVADALRVVRDSGLPYELTSMFTTIEGEWDEVMPVIRAACDAVAQHGPRVSLVLKADLRPGHTGQLTAKVDRVNAHLQEG, from the coding sequence ATGGCTCTCTTCGCGTTCTCCGTCGCCCCGACCGCCTCCGACGAGACCGGCTCGGTCAGCGCCGCCGTGGCCGACGCGCTGCGCGTCGTGCGCGACTCCGGCCTGCCCTACGAGCTCACCTCGATGTTCACCACGATCGAGGGGGAGTGGGACGAGGTCATGCCGGTCATCCGAGCCGCCTGCGACGCCGTCGCGCAGCACGGCCCCCGCGTCTCGCTCGTGCTCAAGGCCGACCTGCGCCCCGGGCACACCGGCCAGCTCACGGCCAAGGTCGACCGGGTCAACGCCCACCTGCAGGAGGGCTGA
- a CDS encoding GNAT family N-acetyltransferase, with amino-acid sequence MPDASAYLLRRPTRSDTVPFSTLHVEIWRATYRGVMDDEVLEELQPSSFAALWMAVGSGYDEGTVPDDGRGFWVATLEEQPVGFLFFGPGRDEDRPVEQQVHALNVHPDHHGTGVAQRLMDEGLGPGAAYLWVAEGNGRAIRFYERNGFRLDGTSADREDGVVELRMVRPA; translated from the coding sequence ATGCCCGACGCCTCCGCCTACCTCCTCCGTCGCCCGACGCGCAGCGACACCGTCCCGTTCTCGACCCTCCACGTCGAGATCTGGCGGGCCACCTACCGCGGCGTGATGGACGACGAGGTGCTCGAGGAGCTCCAGCCGTCCAGCTTCGCTGCCCTGTGGATGGCGGTCGGCAGCGGCTACGACGAGGGCACGGTCCCCGACGACGGACGCGGCTTCTGGGTGGCCACGCTGGAGGAGCAGCCCGTCGGCTTCCTCTTCTTCGGTCCCGGTCGTGACGAGGACCGCCCGGTGGAGCAGCAGGTGCACGCGCTCAACGTCCACCCGGACCACCACGGCACCGGCGTCGCGCAGCGGCTGATGGACGAGGGGCTCGGCCCGGGCGCCGCCTACCTCTGGGTGGCGGAGGGCAACGGCCGAGCCATCCGGTTCTACGAGCGCAACGGCTTCCGCCTCGACGGCACCTCCGCGGACCGGGAGGACGGCGTGGTCGAGCTGCGGATGGTCCGGCCGGCCTGA
- a CDS encoding NRAMP family divalent metal transporter yields MSPTPTSVTPVEPESTWRTRVSALGPGLLAASAAIGASHLVSSTQAGALFGWQLALVIVLANLLKYPFFRSGPQFAAETGLSLVEGYARKGRAYLWVFLALSLFAGVVSAAGVVLLCVVILSFLLPASWGLGVPLLAVVVVGVTLVLLLAGHYKALDGVTKVIVVTLAVSTVVAVATAATNPTVREATFVDPSPWNLATLPFLVALVGWMPAPIEVSAMNSLWVKAKQQDRRLATRDVLFDFNVGFVTSAVLALFFLALGVLVQYGNDEELQMAGGAYIPQLMSMYGDAIGGWAVPLMALIAFAAMFGTVITVIDGYARLIGESIRLLRGRERLERRGKDGWILAIGVVALGIVLWMSDQLATMLNFAMISAFVTAPVFAWLNFSLLRESRSLSPVLRVLAWVGLVFLAGFAVLFVLHLAGLVG; encoded by the coding sequence ATGTCACCCACGCCGACCTCCGTCACCCCCGTCGAGCCGGAGAGCACCTGGCGCACGCGCGTCTCCGCGCTGGGACCCGGGCTGCTCGCGGCCTCCGCCGCGATCGGGGCCTCCCACCTGGTCTCCTCGACCCAGGCCGGGGCCCTCTTCGGCTGGCAGCTCGCCCTGGTGATCGTGCTCGCCAACCTGCTCAAGTACCCGTTCTTCCGGTCCGGGCCGCAGTTCGCGGCCGAGACCGGCCTCAGCCTGGTCGAGGGCTATGCCCGCAAGGGACGGGCCTACCTGTGGGTCTTCCTGGCCCTGTCCCTCTTCGCCGGCGTCGTCTCGGCGGCCGGTGTGGTCCTGCTCTGCGTGGTGATCCTGTCCTTCCTGCTGCCCGCGAGCTGGGGCCTCGGCGTGCCGCTGCTGGCCGTGGTGGTCGTGGGCGTGACGCTGGTCCTCCTGCTGGCGGGGCACTACAAGGCGCTCGACGGGGTCACCAAGGTCATCGTCGTCACGCTCGCGGTGAGCACCGTCGTGGCCGTGGCGACGGCCGCCACCAACCCGACGGTGCGGGAGGCGACCTTCGTCGACCCCTCCCCGTGGAACCTCGCGACCCTGCCCTTCCTCGTGGCGCTCGTCGGCTGGATGCCGGCGCCGATCGAGGTGAGCGCGATGAACTCGCTGTGGGTCAAGGCCAAGCAGCAGGACCGACGGCTGGCCACCCGCGACGTGCTCTTCGACTTCAACGTCGGCTTCGTGACGTCGGCGGTGCTGGCGCTCTTCTTCCTCGCGCTCGGCGTGCTCGTGCAGTACGGCAACGACGAGGAGCTGCAGATGGCCGGCGGTGCCTACATCCCGCAGCTGATGTCGATGTACGGCGACGCCATCGGCGGCTGGGCGGTGCCCCTCATGGCCCTCATCGCCTTCGCCGCGATGTTCGGCACGGTCATCACCGTGATCGACGGCTACGCCCGGCTGATCGGCGAGTCGATCCGGCTGCTGCGGGGCCGCGAGCGGCTGGAGCGGCGTGGCAAGGACGGATGGATCCTGGCGATCGGCGTCGTCGCGCTCGGGATCGTGCTGTGGATGAGCGACCAGCTCGCCACCATGCTCAACTTCGCGATGATCAGCGCCTTCGTCACCGCGCCGGTCTTCGCCTGGCTCAACTTCAGCCTGCTGCGCGAGTCGCGGTCGCTCTCACCGGTGCTGCGCGTCCTCGCCTGGGTGGGCCTGGTCTTCCTCGCCGGCTTCGCGGTGCTCTTCGTCCTCCACCTGGCGGGGCTCGTCGGCTGA